From a single Theropithecus gelada isolate Dixy chromosome 10, Tgel_1.0, whole genome shotgun sequence genomic region:
- the GTSE1 gene encoding G2 and S phase-expressed protein 1, translating into MEGGGGCDDSSACRAGDANMDNPKKEDILLLADEKFDFDLSLSSSSANEDDEVFFGPVGHKERCIAASLELNNLVPEQPSLPVSESPFAWSPLAGEKFVEVYKEAHLLALQIESSSRNQTAQAAKPEDPQSQGVERFIQESKLKINLFEKEKEMKQSPTSLKRETYYLSDSPLLRPSVGKPRFLASSPALPSSGAQASLARALGPPHSAHALPRESCTAPAPSQAATQRKPGSKLLLPRVASVRGRSIPGAAEKPKKEIPASPSRTKIPAEKEFHRDVLPEKSAPGAVSVPAAGSHLGQGKRAIPVPNKLGLKKTLLKAPGSTSNLARKSSSGPVWSGASSVCTSPAAGKAKSSEFASIPANSSRPLSNISKSGGIGPALLRPALPAGPVGASSQQAKQVDVSGLEAEQPTAPPSVSPTQPQTPEGGGQWPNPSSTWSESSQLNKTRSIRRRDSYLNSKTKIMPTPTNQFKIPKFCIGDSPDGATPKLSRVQRPQSSTSVGRIPVHSTPVRRSSRPAPQSLLSARRASALPTPASRRFSGLPPMTPKMMPRAVASPLCVPARRLSSEPRKNSAMRTEPTRESNRKADSRPVDVSPDGGSPPSCVPQALNFSPEESDTVFSKSTTTEAAREETKPGGDAAPSEALLVDIKLDPLAVTPDAASQPLVDPPLIDFCNTPEANVVVGSESRPLIDLMINTPDMNKNVAKPSPVVGQLIDLSSPLIQLSPEADKENVDSPLLKF; encoded by the exons ACATTCTTCTTTTGGCCGATGAAAAATTTGACTTCGATCTTTCATTGTCTTCTTCAAG tgcaaATGAAGATGATGAAGTCTTCTTCGGACCCGTTGGACATAAAGAAAGATGTATTGCTGCCAGCTTGGAATTAAATAATCTGGTTCCCGAGCAGCCTTCGTTGCCCGTGTCTGAGAGTCCCTTTGCCTGGAGCCCTCTGGCCGGGGAGAAGTTCGTGGAAGTGTACAAAGAAGCTCACTTACTGGCTTTACAGATTGAGAGCAGCAGCCGGAACCAGACGGCCCAAGCTGCCAAGCCTGAAGACCCTCAGAGCCAGGGCGTCGAAAGATTCATACAGgagtcaaaattaaaaataaacctctttgagaaagaaaaggaaatgaagcaaAGCCCCACGTCTCTTAAAAGGGAGACATACTACCTGTCAGACAGCCCCTTGCTGAGGCCCTCTGTGGGCAAGCCTCGGTTCTtggcctcctccccagccctgcccagctctGGTGCCCAGGCCAGCCTCGCCCGGGCGCTGGGGCCTCCACACTCTGCTCATGCTTTGCCCAGGGAGTCATGCACTGCTCCTGCTCCAAGTCAGGCAGCGACTCAGAGGAAGCCCGGGAGCAAATTGCTGCTGCCTCGAGTGGCCTCTGTTAGAGGAAGAAGCATCCCTGGGGCTGCGGAGAAG CCCAAGAAAGAGATTCCAGCTAGTCCTTCCAGGACAAAAATCCCAGCCGAGAAGGAATTCCACCGGGATGTTCTCCCTGAGAAATCTGCCCCAGGTGCTGTCAGTGTGCCGGCCGCTGGAAGCCACTTGGGCCAGGGCAAGCGGGCGATCCCTGTTCCAAATAAG TTGGGGCTGAAGAAGACCCTGTTAAAAGCACCCGGCTCTACCAGCAATCTTGCAAGGAAGTCCTCCTCAGGGCCTGTTTGGAGCGGGGCATCCAGTGTGTGCACATCCCCAGCAGCGGGCAAAG CTAAATCAAGTGAATTTGCAAGTATTCCTGCAAACAGCTCCCGGCCTCTGTCAAACATCAGCAAGTCAGGCGGAATAGGACCCGCCCTGCTGCGGCCCGCTCTGCCTGCAGGCCCTGTGGGGGCATCCTCCCAGCAAGCCAAGCAGGTCGATGTTTCCGGGCTGGAAGCAGAGCAGCCCACAGCGCCCCCCTCAGTGTCCCCCACCCAACCCCAGACTCCGGAAGGTGGAGGCCAGTGGCCGAACCCCAGTTCCACTTGGTCAGAATCTTCTCAATTGAATAAGACTAGAAGTATCAGACGGCGAGATTCCTATCTAAATTCCAAGACAAAGATTATGCCTACTCCtacaaatcaatttaaaattCCTAAGTTTTGTATTG GTGACTCCCCGGACGGCGCAACACCAAAGCTCTCGCGGGTGCAGCGGCCGCAGTCGTCCACGTCAGTTGGCAG GATCCCCGTCCACAGCACCCCAGTTAGACGCTCATCTAGGCCAGCACCACAAAGCCTGTTGAGCGCGCGGCGTGCGTCAGCCTTGCCCACACCCGCCAGCCGGCGCTTCTCTGGCCTTCCACCGATGACCCCCAAAATGATGCCCAGAGCCGTGGCCTCTCCCCTGTGTGTGCCAGCCCGGAGACTTTCCTCTGAGCCCCGCAAGAACTCTGCGATGAG AACTGAACCAACAAGGGAGAGCAATAGAAAGGCAGATTCCCGGCCGGTGGATGTGTCCCCTGACGGGGGTTCTCCTCCTTCCTGTGTGCCTCAGGCACTTAACTTTTCTCCAGAGGAAAGCGATACTGTTTTCTCCAAAAGCACCACCACAGAAGCAGCTCGGGAGGAAACCAAGCCGGGTGGAGATGCAGCCCCCAGTGAG GCTCTTCTTGTAGACATCAAACTGGACCCACTCGCAGTCACTCCAGATGCTGCAAGCCAGCCCCTCGTTGACCCCCCTCTCATTGACTTCTGCAATACTCCAGAAGCAAACGTGGTTGTGGGATCTGAAAGCAGGCCTCTGATCGACCTCATGATAAACACTCCAGACATGAATAAAAATGTGGCCAAACCTTCACCGGTGGTGGGACAG CTCATAGACCTGAGCTCCCCTCTGATCCAGCTGAGCCCCGAGGCTGACAAGGAGAACGTGGATTCCCCACTCCTCAAGTTCTAA